One Streptococcus sp. DTU_2020_1001019_1_SI_AUS_MUR_006 DNA window includes the following coding sequences:
- the rpmG gene encoding 50S ribosomal protein L33: protein MRVNITLEHKESGERLYLTSKNKRNTPDRLQLKKYSPKLRKHVVFTEVK, encoded by the coding sequence ATGCGCGTAAATATTACACTTGAACACAAAGAATCTGGTGAACGCTTGTACCTTACTTCTAAAAACAAACGTAACACTCCAGACCGTCTTCAATTGAAGAAATACTCACCAAAACTTCGCAAACACGTTGTGTTTACAGAGGTTAAATAG
- the rpmF gene encoding 50S ribosomal protein L32 translates to MAVPARRTSKAKKNKRRTHYKVTAPSVNFDETTGDYSRSHRVSLKGYYKGRKIAKAASAE, encoded by the coding sequence ATGGCAGTACCTGCACGTCGCACTTCAAAAGCGAAGAAAAACAAACGTCGTACGCACTACAAAGTAACAGCTCCATCTGTAAACTTTGACGAAACTACTGGAGATTACTCACGTTCTCACCGTGTATCACTTAAAGGATACTACAAAGGACGTAAGATCGCTAAAGCTGCATCAGCTGAATAA
- a CDS encoding PTS ascorbate transporter subunit IIC, giving the protein MAEAKKKQIPLRLSNKLYTALASWAEDDFRSVNGQIEYLLTECVKQRKKDGKYVSETIDEPFEIDI; this is encoded by the coding sequence ATGGCAGAAGCTAAAAAAAAGCAAATCCCCCTTCGACTTTCGAATAAGTTATATACTGCACTCGCATCATGGGCAGAAGATGACTTCCGATCAGTCAATGGGCAAATCGAATATCTTCTCACCGAATGCGTCAAACAACGGAAAAAAGACGGAAAATACGTCTCAGAAACCATTGATGAACCATTCGAGATTGATATTTAG
- a CDS encoding SPFH domain-containing protein, whose product MTEKLINSKPNGVVALILIELALVLGIFIFVIGAGSENIFGIIIGLLLILISVLAHAGLKVVKPQEALVLTLFGNYTGTIKEPGFYFVNPFSIAVNPAIHTRLGQSGDVSTKSPFSGMKSSNGNDVNIEIGKKQISLKVMTLSNSRQKINDCLGNPVEIGIAVTWRVVDTAKAVFNVDNYKEYLSLQCDSALRNIVRIYPYDVSPNVDTTGDGQADEGSLRGSSEIVAKRIREEIQSRVEDAGLEILEARITYLAYAPEIAAVMLQRQQASAIIDARKMIVDGAVGMVEMALERLNEGELVELDEERKAAMVSNLLVVLCGNHDAQPIVNTGSLY is encoded by the coding sequence ATGACTGAAAAACTAATCAATTCAAAACCAAATGGTGTAGTAGCATTGATTCTCATTGAGTTGGCACTCGTACTTGGCATTTTTATATTTGTAATCGGTGCTGGTTCAGAAAATATTTTTGGAATTATTATCGGACTTTTATTAATCTTAATTTCAGTTCTAGCTCATGCTGGTTTAAAAGTTGTCAAACCTCAGGAAGCTCTGGTTTTGACCCTCTTTGGTAACTATACTGGGACTATCAAAGAACCTGGTTTTTACTTTGTCAATCCCTTCAGTATAGCGGTCAATCCTGCAATCCACACCAGACTCGGACAAAGTGGCGATGTTAGCACAAAATCTCCTTTTTCAGGAATGAAATCATCCAATGGCAATGATGTAAATATTGAAATTGGCAAGAAACAGATTTCTCTCAAAGTTATGACTTTGAGTAATTCTCGTCAAAAGATTAACGATTGTTTAGGGAACCCTGTTGAAATCGGAATCGCGGTAACTTGGAGAGTTGTTGATACAGCCAAAGCAGTCTTCAACGTAGATAACTACAAAGAATATCTTTCATTGCAATGTGATAGCGCCCTTCGTAATATTGTCCGCATTTATCCTTACGATGTATCTCCTAATGTGGATACTACAGGTGATGGGCAAGCCGATGAAGGAAGCCTCCGTGGTTCTAGTGAGATTGTAGCTAAACGTATTCGTGAGGAAATTCAAAGTCGCGTAGAGGACGCTGGTTTGGAAATCCTTGAAGCACGTATTACATACCTAGCTTATGCACCGGAAATTGCTGCCGTCATGCTTCAACGTCAACAGGCATCTGCTATTATTGATGCACGTAAGATGATTGTCGACGGCGCTGTTGGAATGGTTGAAATGGCACTGGAACGTCTCAATGAAGGAGAGTTGGTTGAACTAGATGAAGAGCGTAAAGCTGCCATGGTTTCAAATCTCCTAGTCGTTCTCTGTGGCAATCATGATGCACAACCAATTGTCAATACAGGAAGCCTTTATTAG
- the ilvD gene encoding dihydroxy-acid dehydratase, which yields MTELDKRHRSSIYDSMVKSPNRAMLRATGMTDKDFETPIVGVISTWAENTPCNIHLHDFGKLAKEGVKSAGAWPVQFGTITVADGIAMGTPGMRFSLTSRDIIADSIEAAMGGHNVDAFVAIGGCDKNMPGSMIAIANMDIPAIFAYGGTIAPGKLDGKDIDLVSVFEGIGKWNHGDMTAEDVKRLECNACPGPGGCGGMYTANTMATAIEVLGMSLPGSSSHPAESADKKEDIEAAGRAVVKMLELGIKPSDILTREAFEDAITVTMALGGSTNATLHLLAIAHAANVDLSLEDFNTIQERVPHLADLKPSGQYVFQDLYEVGGVPAVMKYLLANGFLHGDRITCTGKTVAENLADFADLTPGQKVIMPLENPKRADGPLIILNGNLAPDGAVAKVSGVKVRRHVGPAKVFDSEEDAIQAVLTDEIVDGDVVVVRFVGPKGGPGMPEMLSLSSMIVGKGQGDKVALLTDGRFSGGTYGLVVGHIAPEAQDGGPIAYLRTGDIVTVDQDTKEISMAVSEEELEKRKAETTLPPLYSRGVLGKYAHTVSSASRGAVTDFWNMDKSGKK from the coding sequence ATGACAGAATTAGATAAACGTCACCGCAGTAGCATTTATGACAGCATGGTTAAATCACCAAACCGTGCCATGCTTCGTGCAACTGGGATGACAGATAAGGACTTTGAAACACCGATTGTGGGAGTGATTTCAACTTGGGCAGAAAACACTCCATGTAATATCCACTTACATGACTTTGGGAAATTGGCTAAAGAAGGTGTCAAATCTGCTGGTGCTTGGCCTGTTCAATTTGGAACCATTACGGTAGCAGATGGGATTGCCATGGGAACGCCTGGTATGCGTTTTTCTCTAACGTCACGTGATATCATTGCGGACTCAATCGAAGCTGCTATGGGCGGTCACAATGTGGATGCCTTTGTGGCTATCGGCGGCTGTGACAAAAACATGCCTGGTTCTATGATTGCCATTGCCAATATGGATATCCCTGCTATTTTCGCCTACGGTGGTACTATCGCCCCTGGAAAACTGGATGGCAAAGACATCGACTTGGTTTCTGTATTTGAGGGAATCGGAAAATGGAACCACGGTGATATGACGGCTGAAGACGTCAAACGTCTCGAATGTAATGCCTGCCCTGGCCCTGGTGGTTGTGGTGGTATGTATACTGCCAACACCATGGCGACTGCTATCGAAGTTTTGGGGATGAGCTTGCCAGGTTCTTCTTCTCACCCAGCAGAATCTGCTGATAAGAAAGAAGACATAGAAGCAGCTGGACGTGCCGTGGTCAAAATGCTTGAACTTGGTATCAAACCTTCAGATATCTTGACTCGTGAAGCCTTTGAAGATGCTATCACTGTAACTATGGCTCTCGGTGGTTCTACTAACGCCACTCTTCACTTGCTTGCCATTGCCCATGCTGCCAATGTTGACTTGTCACTTGAGGACTTTAATACCATCCAAGAACGTGTGCCTCACTTGGCCGATTTGAAACCTTCTGGTCAGTATGTCTTCCAAGACCTCTACGAAGTCGGTGGTGTGCCTGCGGTTATGAAGTACTTGTTGGCAAATGGATTCCTTCATGGAGACCGCATCACATGTACTGGTAAGACTGTAGCTGAGAACTTGGCTGACTTTGCAGACCTCACACCAGGTCAAAAAGTTATCATGCCACTTGAAAATCCTAAACGTGCGGATGGTCCGCTTATCATCTTGAACGGGAACCTTGCTCCTGACGGTGCGGTTGCCAAGGTATCAGGTGTGAAAGTGCGTCGTCACGTTGGGCCAGCTAAGGTCTTTGACTCAGAAGAAGATGCTATTCAGGCTGTTCTGACAGATGAAATCGTTGATGGCGATGTAGTCGTTGTTCGTTTCGTTGGACCTAAGGGTGGTCCTGGTATGCCTGAGATGCTGTCACTTTCATCAATGATTGTTGGTAAAGGTCAGGGAGATAAGGTGGCCCTCTTGACAGACGGACGTTTCTCTGGTGGTACTTATGGTCTGGTTGTTGGACATATCGCTCCTGAAGCTCAGGATGGTGGACCAATTGCCTACCTTCGTACAGGCGATATCGTTACAGTTGACCAAGATACCAAAGAAATTTCCATGGCCGTATCTGAAGAAGAACTTGAAAAACGCAAGGCAGAAACAACCTTGCCACCACTTTACAGTCGTGGTGTCCTCGGTAAGTATGCCCATACCGTATCATCTGCTTCACGCGGAGCCGTGACAGACTTCTGGAATATGGACAAGTCAGGTAAAAAATAA
- a CDS encoding metal-sulfur cluster assembly factor, with the protein MREDIKINDRALALEDQIIDKLEKVYDTDVELDVYNLGLIYEIHLDEAGLCTIVMTFTDTACDCAESLPIEIVAGLKQIEGIEDVRVEVTWSPAWKITRISRYGRIALGLPPR; encoded by the coding sequence ATGAGAGAAGATATCAAAATCAATGATCGTGCTTTAGCATTAGAAGATCAAATCATTGACAAGCTAGAAAAAGTTTACGATACAGATGTGGAACTAGATGTCTATAATCTTGGCTTGATTTACGAGATTCATTTGGACGAGGCTGGTCTTTGTACAATTGTCATGACCTTCACCGATACTGCCTGTGACTGTGCAGAAAGTTTACCAATCGAAATCGTGGCAGGTCTGAAACAGATTGAAGGAATTGAGGATGTCAGGGTTGAGGTTACCTGGTCGCCTGCCTGGAAGATTACACGCATCAGTCGCTATGGACGTATAGCACTTGGACTACCACCGCGCTAA